The following are encoded in a window of Lactobacillus acidophilus genomic DNA:
- a CDS encoding DNA polymerase III subunit alpha produces MQVAALQNLSSFTLLDSPTKVSDLINTAKEKGYQSVGLTDINVTYGLVNFYELAKKAGIKPLLGMQVRLNGLIDSTQKYDLIVFAKSDAGYHNLLRLSSAINLLTENGQNDKILTLKELTKYLSDLLVIVPANTKSELVALFETNQQLGSDFLRELRKLSSDVYLGVYASKNGENYINYLRTLNKQFNLPLVAVEDTEYLKPRDQFLQKTLRSINSGQKLQDILPLAKQSGSHYLASAEDVLERYHQLDLDEAVNNTWKIAQECNANVVFQKPVLPKYRQNKFTTSEEYLRYLARTGLKDRFKQKTIPAEYQKRLNYELRIINQMGFDDYFLIVWDVVNYCHRVKITTGPGRGSACGSLVSYALKITEVDPLEYNLLFERFLNPARHEMPDIDLDIPDVQRDTVIKYMYQKYGMDHAAQILTFGTLAAKQALRDVGRVFGLTMVEINKWARAIPYSKGKISLKQAYEESRELRLLVDATQENKLLFQTAMNLEGLPRHYSIHAAGLVISDDSIAGISGLQAGPLGIPVTQQTKKYVESLGLLKIDFLGLRNLTVLGNILNLICEQGIKIDPNEIPLDDSETLQLFQEGKTDAIFQFESGGIRQVLRKLHPNNFEDLVAVNALYRPGPMQNIDIFIARKNGQAGVKYPDPSLKRILQPTYGILVYQEQVMQTAQILAGFSLGEADILRRAMSKKKQDVIEQEKSKFISGTIKKGHAKEVGERVYRYIEQFANYGFNRSHAVAYTKVAFWLAYLKVHYPAAFYTAMLNSSTSVKAQSYIMQAQEANIKVVSPDINQSKLDYSLDNKNILVGLKAIKGLRMDFAQEIANNTKPYKSLNDFLRRIDPKFLQVDAIEALIMAGAFDQIEDNRNELLINCKEIIANVQLTGQNMSLSEILGDAPLKHADKPTNAEKAEMEEKVLGFTTTTTPLVAVQKFARKFNARPLSQFQINESGISVGKLMKFKPIRTKNGKNMAFASFADSSSEQEVIIFPQVYDKFSPALKIGEIYLLGLRTQGDRFDQNKKQYMLTNLRKVNFKE; encoded by the coding sequence ATGCAAGTAGCAGCACTTCAAAACTTAAGTTCATTTACATTACTTGATAGTCCTACTAAAGTTTCAGATTTGATTAATACTGCTAAGGAAAAAGGCTATCAATCTGTTGGATTGACTGATATAAATGTGACTTATGGTTTGGTTAATTTTTATGAATTAGCTAAAAAAGCTGGAATCAAGCCACTTTTAGGGATGCAGGTGCGGCTAAATGGTTTAATAGATAGTACTCAGAAATATGACTTAATTGTTTTTGCTAAATCTGATGCTGGCTATCATAATCTCTTACGTTTATCTAGTGCCATTAATTTGCTAACTGAAAATGGTCAAAACGATAAAATTTTAACATTGAAAGAATTGACTAAGTATCTTAGTGATTTGTTGGTTATTGTTCCTGCTAATACTAAAAGTGAATTAGTGGCCTTATTTGAAACTAACCAACAATTAGGTAGTGACTTTTTAAGAGAATTAAGAAAATTATCTAGTGATGTATATTTAGGTGTTTATGCTTCTAAAAATGGCGAAAATTATATTAATTATTTGCGGACTTTAAATAAGCAATTCAATTTGCCCTTAGTTGCAGTTGAAGATACGGAATATTTAAAACCGCGAGATCAATTTTTGCAAAAGACACTTAGATCGATTAACAGTGGACAAAAATTGCAGGATATATTGCCTCTGGCCAAACAATCCGGTTCGCATTATTTAGCTAGTGCTGAAGATGTACTAGAACGATATCATCAATTAGACTTAGATGAAGCTGTAAATAATACTTGGAAGATTGCTCAAGAATGTAATGCAAACGTTGTTTTTCAAAAACCAGTTTTGCCTAAATATCGACAGAATAAATTTACAACTTCTGAAGAATATTTACGTTATTTAGCACGAACAGGATTAAAAGATAGATTTAAGCAAAAAACAATCCCTGCTGAATATCAAAAAAGGCTTAATTACGAACTACGAATAATTAATCAAATGGGCTTTGATGACTACTTCTTAATTGTGTGGGATGTAGTTAATTATTGTCATCGCGTAAAGATTACTACAGGTCCAGGAAGAGGATCAGCATGTGGTTCTTTAGTATCATATGCCTTAAAAATTACAGAAGTAGATCCATTAGAATATAATTTGCTTTTTGAGCGTTTTTTAAACCCAGCCAGACATGAAATGCCCGATATTGATTTGGATATTCCCGACGTACAAAGAGATACCGTAATTAAATATATGTATCAAAAATATGGAATGGACCATGCGGCTCAGATTTTAACGTTTGGTACATTAGCAGCTAAACAAGCATTACGAGATGTGGGGCGCGTATTTGGTTTAACCATGGTGGAAATCAATAAATGGGCTAGGGCAATTCCTTATTCTAAAGGAAAAATATCTTTGAAGCAGGCTTATGAAGAATCACGTGAGTTACGTTTGTTGGTTGATGCAACGCAAGAAAATAAGTTGCTTTTTCAAACTGCTATGAATTTGGAAGGATTACCACGTCATTATTCTATTCATGCTGCCGGTTTAGTGATCAGTGATGATTCAATTGCAGGTATTTCTGGGTTACAGGCAGGTCCATTAGGAATTCCTGTGACTCAGCAGACTAAAAAATACGTGGAATCACTAGGTTTATTGAAGATTGATTTTTTAGGATTGAGGAATTTAACTGTTTTAGGAAATATTTTAAATTTAATATGTGAACAGGGAATAAAGATTGATCCTAACGAAATTCCATTAGATGATTCGGAAACTTTGCAACTTTTTCAAGAGGGGAAAACTGATGCTATTTTCCAATTTGAATCTGGTGGAATTAGGCAAGTTTTACGCAAATTGCATCCTAATAATTTTGAAGATTTGGTGGCTGTAAATGCACTATATCGACCAGGTCCGATGCAAAATATCGATATTTTTATTGCACGAAAAAATGGACAAGCGGGTGTTAAATATCCTGATCCTAGTTTGAAACGAATTTTACAGCCAACCTATGGCATTTTGGTCTACCAGGAGCAGGTAATGCAAACTGCACAAATCTTAGCCGGTTTTTCACTAGGCGAAGCCGATATTTTACGGCGAGCAATGTCAAAGAAGAAACAAGATGTAATTGAACAAGAAAAAAGTAAATTTATTTCTGGAACAATAAAAAAAGGTCACGCCAAAGAAGTAGGTGAGCGTGTATATCGCTATATTGAGCAATTTGCTAATTATGGATTTAATCGTTCTCATGCAGTTGCATATACCAAGGTGGCTTTTTGGTTAGCATATTTAAAAGTGCATTATCCAGCGGCCTTTTATACTGCAATGTTAAATTCTTCAACTTCCGTAAAGGCACAGTCATATATTATGCAGGCCCAGGAAGCAAATATTAAAGTTGTGTCACCTGATATTAATCAAAGCAAGTTGGATTATTCACTTGATAATAAAAATATTTTAGTTGGGTTAAAAGCAATAAAAGGGTTGAGAATGGACTTTGCTCAAGAAATTGCTAACAATACTAAACCATATAAATCGCTAAATGATTTTTTAAGACGAATCGATCCTAAATTTCTACAGGTTGATGCTATAGAGGCACTTATTATGGCTGGTGCTTTTGATCAGATTGAAGATAATCGAAATGAATTACTAATTAACTGTAAAGAAATTATTGCAAATGTGCAGTTAACAGGACAAAATATGTCTTTATCAGAAATTTTAGGGGATGCACCACTAAAACATGCAGATAAGCCAACAAATGCTGAAAAGGCTGAAATGGAAGAAAAAGTTTTGGGCTTTACGACAACTACTACTCCTTTAGTTGCTGTTCAAAAATTTGCTCGAAAATTTAATGCTAGACCATTAAGTCAATTTCAAATAAATGAGTCTGGAATTAGCGTTGGTAAGTTGATGAAATTTAAGCCAATCCGTACAAAAAATGGTAAAAATATGGCTTTTGCTAGTTTTGCAGATTCCTCTAGTGAACAAGAAGTTATTATTTTTCCACAGGTATATGACAAATTTAGTCCAGCTTTGAAAATAGGAGAAATTTATTTGTTAGGATTGCGTACACAAGGCGATCGATTTGATCAAAATAAAAAGCAATATATGTTAACCAATTTACGTAAAGTAAACTTTAAAGAATAA
- a CDS encoding YjzD family protein: MGRYIVTIVWSVIYMFVVGFIAGPLTQSASFNANDMKNCLIIGVIFGILFAAIIATITAHSHKDNSKYSNLK, translated from the coding sequence ATGGGTCGTTATATTGTCACAATCGTATGGAGCGTAATCTACATGTTTGTTGTAGGCTTTATTGCTGGTCCTTTAACTCAAAGTGCCTCATTTAATGCAAATGACATGAAAAATTGCTTGATTATTGGTGTTATCTTTGGCATTCTTTTTGCAGCAATTATTGCAACTATTACCGCTCACTCACATAAAGATAATAGTAAATACAGTAATTTAAAATAA
- a CDS encoding bifunctional metallophosphatase/5'-nucleotidase, with the protein MKLVFLHSSDTHGFLLPTDYQNKTDYNAPFSLSRVSSVIKAEKKKYGDNNVVVTDAGDCLQGSPLASYAHSTGDYSDLRKFTEAYNAVGYDARCLGNHDFNFGLDYLSYYVDNNTAPIINDNVLDAETDVPFFGREYIIVKRNGLKIGILGITTQYIPHWEPKENVAGLKFASAYDKIKHYAKILRPQVDVLAVMYHGGFESDPETGKATEPHRGENEGYKILDEIPEVDVFLTGHQHRRLNLVTKNTAIVQPGYRGEAVAEVIVDVDDDTKKITNMSTKLIDTKDYDPDPEVWDKVVDLDKRTQAWLDKPIAHLNKPARIENAMEGRIEGAPFINLIQQMQMWFTGADVSATAVMSENAKGFDKTVTMRDVLLNYPYANQLCKVKLTGKQLRHIVEHSAGFLKKDRDGKIGFIDRWIKPKPMLYHFDVFYPVEYEADLSKPEGERITKLTLHGKPIEDDKIYHLAVNNYRAMGGGFYPEYSMDKIEMTLDKDYVQMFSEYLTHGDVEVDTKKNYKFY; encoded by the coding sequence ATGAAATTAGTATTTTTACATTCTAGTGATACTCATGGCTTTTTATTGCCTACTGATTATCAAAATAAGACGGATTACAATGCGCCTTTCAGTTTGAGTAGAGTTAGCTCAGTAATTAAGGCAGAAAAGAAAAAATATGGCGATAACAACGTTGTTGTAACTGATGCAGGAGATTGTCTGCAAGGTTCACCACTTGCTTCTTATGCACATTCTACAGGTGATTATAGTGATTTACGTAAGTTCACTGAAGCATATAATGCAGTAGGATATGATGCACGTTGTTTAGGTAACCACGATTTTAATTTTGGTTTAGATTATTTAAGCTACTACGTTGATAATAATACTGCACCAATTATTAATGATAATGTTCTAGATGCAGAAACTGATGTACCTTTCTTTGGTCGAGAATATATTATCGTTAAAAGAAATGGACTCAAAATCGGTATTTTGGGTATAACTACTCAATATATTCCTCACTGGGAACCTAAGGAAAATGTCGCAGGATTAAAGTTTGCCTCTGCATATGATAAAATTAAGCATTATGCAAAGATTTTACGTCCACAAGTTGATGTTTTGGCTGTAATGTATCATGGGGGCTTTGAAAGCGATCCAGAAACAGGTAAGGCGACTGAACCTCATCGTGGTGAAAATGAAGGCTATAAGATTTTAGATGAGATTCCAGAAGTTGATGTCTTTTTAACTGGTCATCAACATCGGCGTTTGAATTTAGTTACTAAAAATACAGCTATTGTCCAGCCAGGGTACCGTGGAGAAGCTGTTGCAGAAGTTATTGTTGATGTAGACGATGACACTAAAAAGATTACTAATATGTCAACTAAGTTAATCGATACTAAAGATTATGATCCGGATCCAGAAGTTTGGGATAAAGTTGTCGATTTAGATAAAAGAACTCAAGCATGGCTGGATAAACCAATTGCTCATTTAAATAAGCCTGCCCGTATTGAAAATGCTATGGAGGGCAGAATTGAGGGAGCACCATTTATTAATTTAATTCAACAAATGCAAATGTGGTTTACTGGTGCTGATGTTTCAGCAACTGCTGTAATGAGTGAAAATGCTAAGGGATTTGATAAGACGGTTACAATGCGTGATGTTTTATTAAATTATCCATATGCAAACCAATTATGTAAAGTTAAGTTAACTGGTAAGCAATTACGCCATATTGTTGAGCATAGTGCCGGTTTCTTGAAAAAAGATCGGGATGGTAAGATTGGATTCATTGATCGTTGGATCAAACCTAAGCCAATGCTTTACCATTTTGATGTATTTTATCCAGTGGAATATGAAGCTGACTTATCAAAGCCAGAAGGTGAACGGATAACTAAGTTGACTTTGCATGGAAAGCCTATTGAAGACGATAAGATTTATCACTTAGCTGTTAACAATTATCGAGCAATGGGTGGTGGTTTTTATCCAGAATATAGCATGGATAAGATCGAAATGACACTTGATAAGGACTATGTACAAATGTTTAGTGAATATTTGACACATGGCGATGTTGAAGTAGATACTAAGAAAAATTACAAGTTTTATTAA
- the rpmF gene encoding 50S ribosomal protein L32 has protein sequence MAVPARHTSKQKKRSRRGHIKLSVPAMHYDATTGEYRLSHRVSPKGYYKGRQVVNNNDNGNN, from the coding sequence ATGGCAGTTCCTGCAAGACATACTTCTAAACAAAAGAAACGTTCACGTCGTGGTCATATTAAGTTGAGTGTTCCAGCTATGCACTATGATGCAACTACTGGTGAATACCGCTTAAGCCACCGTGTTTCACCAAAGGGTTATTACAAGGGTCGTCAAGTTGTAAATAACAACGATAACGGCAATAACTAA
- a CDS encoding lipopolysaccharide assembly protein LapA domain-containing protein, with amino-acid sequence MENQKNLIIGSIVALIAVIFVVLNTSPVAINFGFFKVKLPLIVVLVVMVIIGMVIAWFFGRNKNEKQHNKLAILDKNKKKN; translated from the coding sequence ATGGAAAATCAAAAAAATTTGATTATTGGTTCAATCGTAGCTTTAATTGCAGTAATTTTTGTTGTTTTAAATACTTCACCAGTAGCAATTAATTTTGGCTTTTTCAAAGTGAAATTACCTTTGATTGTCGTTTTAGTGGTAATGGTAATTATTGGGATGGTTATTGCGTGGTTTTTCGGTCGAAACAAAAATGAAAAACAGCATAATAAGCTGGCAATTTTAGATAAAAACAAGAAGAAAAACTAA
- a CDS encoding SDR family NAD(P)-dependent oxidoreductase, translating to MKDSLRNKVVVITGASSGIGRSIALESAGRGATVILIARRKDRLEEITAEAKELSGAEAYVFPTDMGKPESIEKTFDEITKQVKHIDFLVNCAGFGKFEEFMEQKMQDVTNMFQVNVLGLMYFTRLIGRVMMDQKTGQIINFGSIAGKVPTTKSAAYSASKAAVIQFSNVLRLELKPFGVKVMTVNPGPVYTNFFNVADKTGNYVKNVQEFMLDPDDVAWQVVHFFGSDKRELNLPLSLAVLAKLYNLFPTIGDKISLEFASRK from the coding sequence ATGAAAGATTCATTAAGAAACAAAGTTGTTGTTATTACTGGTGCTTCGAGTGGTATTGGCCGCTCAATTGCGCTTGAAAGTGCAGGCCGCGGTGCAACGGTGATTTTAATCGCTAGAAGAAAAGATCGTTTAGAAGAAATTACTGCTGAAGCAAAAGAATTATCGGGTGCAGAGGCATATGTTTTTCCAACTGATATGGGTAAGCCAGAGAGTATTGAAAAAACTTTTGATGAAATTACTAAACAAGTTAAACATATTGACTTTTTAGTTAACTGTGCTGGCTTTGGTAAATTTGAAGAATTCATGGAACAAAAGATGCAAGATGTTACTAATATGTTCCAAGTTAATGTTTTGGGGCTAATGTACTTTACTAGATTGATTGGTCGTGTCATGATGGATCAAAAGACTGGTCAAATCATTAACTTTGGTTCAATTGCGGGCAAGGTTCCAACAACTAAATCTGCTGCATATAGTGCATCCAAGGCAGCAGTTATTCAATTTTCTAATGTATTACGTCTTGAACTTAAGCCATTTGGTGTTAAAGTGATGACCGTAAATCCAGGTCCTGTATATACTAATTTCTTTAATGTTGCAGACAAGACTGGTAATTATGTCAAAAATGTTCAAGAGTTTATGCTTGATCCAGATGATGTCGCATGGCAAGTAGTTCATTTCTTTGGTAGTGATAAGCGTGAACTTAATTTGCCACTTAGTTTAGCAGTTTTAGCTAAGTTATATAATTTATTCCCAACAATTGGAGATAAAATTTCTTTGGAGTTTGCTTCTAGAAAGTAA
- the rnz gene encoding ribonuclease Z, which produces MELQFLGTGAGQPSKQRNVSSVALKLLDELNEIWLFDVGEATQHQILRTNIRLRKVTKIFISHNHGDHIFGLPGLLSTRSFQGDVGPLTIYGPAGIEDFVKISLKVSRTKISYPIHYVELSEPGLICEDRGFKVYTDRLDHRIPSFGFRVVEDSHPGELLIDKLAEYNIPNGPILGKLKNGEQVALADGTILDGKDFLGPEKPGRIITIIYDTRSTSSIAHLAKDADVLVHESTFAGDESKMAHNYYHSTSVQAAKIARQENVKQLCLNHISARYMGAKAKKLENQAKKVFPNTILVNDFDRVNIPMKGSKK; this is translated from the coding sequence ATGGAATTACAATTTTTGGGAACCGGTGCAGGGCAGCCTTCTAAGCAGCGTAATGTTTCAAGTGTTGCGTTGAAGCTGTTAGATGAGTTAAATGAAATTTGGCTGTTTGACGTTGGAGAGGCTACTCAGCATCAGATTTTAAGAACAAATATTAGATTACGAAAAGTTACTAAAATATTTATTTCACATAATCATGGTGATCATATTTTTGGATTACCTGGATTACTTTCAACTCGCTCTTTTCAAGGTGATGTAGGCCCATTAACTATTTATGGACCTGCAGGAATTGAAGATTTTGTTAAAATATCTTTGAAAGTATCTAGAACTAAAATTTCATATCCAATCCACTATGTGGAATTATCTGAACCGGGGTTAATTTGTGAAGACAGAGGCTTTAAAGTGTATACGGATCGTTTAGACCATCGCATTCCTAGTTTTGGCTTTAGAGTTGTTGAGGATTCTCATCCAGGTGAACTATTAATTGACAAGTTAGCAGAATATAATATTCCTAATGGCCCAATTCTTGGTAAACTAAAGAATGGTGAGCAGGTTGCTTTGGCTGATGGAACTATTTTGGATGGAAAAGATTTCTTAGGTCCTGAAAAGCCTGGACGAATTATCACCATAATTTATGACACACGTTCAACATCAAGCATTGCACATTTAGCTAAAGATGCAGATGTATTAGTCCATGAATCTACTTTTGCTGGTGATGAAAGTAAAATGGCTCATAATTATTATCATTCTACATCTGTACAAGCAGCTAAAATAGCTCGACAGGAAAATGTTAAACAATTATGCTTAAATCATATCTCAGCTCGTTATATGGGTGCTAAAGCTAAGAAGTTAGAAAATCAAGCTAAAAAGGTATTTCCAAATACCATTTTGGTAAATGATTTTGATCGGGTTAATATTCCAATGAAAGGTTCAAAAAAATGA
- the obgE gene encoding GTPase ObgE has translation MPTFVDQTKIEVQAGKGGDGMVAFRHEKYVPNGGPAGGDGGRGGSIIFVADSGLRTLMDFRYRRKFKADNGENGRIKSQYGRGAKDLYLKVPVGTTVYDFNTGELIGDLVEKGQELVVAKGGRGGRGNIHFATSVNTAPEIAENGEPGEDRVLRLELKLLADVGLVGFPSVGKSTLLSVTTKAKPKIAAYQFTTLTPNLGMVILPDGRDFSMADLPGLIEGASQGVGLGIQFLRHVERTKVILHLVSMDPNNGREAIEDYHTIRQELKSYATDLSDKRELIVASQMDIPGADKKLAQFRKDLEKESNDEPVYAISSVTHAGVSKLMNDTATLVEEVEKERVEEPKVVQKTKEYKYKAPQRNEFMVEKVGEHEFVVKGEQLERLVQMTNLDHQDGIMRLARRLKRLGVDDALREKGAVNGDDVAIGKFVFEFVQ, from the coding sequence ATGCCTACATTTGTTGATCAAACTAAAATTGAAGTACAGGCCGGAAAAGGCGGCGATGGCATGGTGGCTTTCCGCCATGAAAAATACGTTCCTAACGGCGGTCCAGCTGGTGGTGACGGTGGCCGTGGCGGTAGCATTATTTTTGTTGCTGACAGCGGATTGCGTACATTAATGGATTTTCGTTATCGTCGTAAGTTTAAGGCGGATAACGGTGAAAATGGTCGAATTAAATCACAATATGGCCGTGGAGCAAAAGACTTATATTTAAAAGTTCCTGTTGGAACAACAGTTTACGATTTTAATACAGGTGAATTAATCGGTGACTTGGTCGAAAAGGGACAAGAATTAGTTGTTGCAAAAGGCGGCCGTGGTGGAAGAGGTAACATTCACTTCGCAACAAGTGTTAATACTGCACCAGAAATTGCTGAAAATGGTGAACCAGGTGAAGATCGTGTCCTTCGGTTAGAACTTAAGTTGTTAGCTGATGTTGGATTAGTAGGATTTCCTTCAGTTGGTAAATCAACATTGTTGTCAGTTACAACTAAAGCTAAACCTAAAATCGCAGCATATCAATTTACTACTCTAACTCCAAATTTGGGAATGGTAATTTTACCTGATGGTCGTGATTTTTCAATGGCTGACCTCCCTGGTTTAATTGAAGGGGCTAGTCAAGGGGTAGGATTAGGTATTCAATTTTTACGTCATGTTGAAAGAACTAAGGTAATATTACATTTAGTTTCGATGGATCCAAATAATGGTCGTGAAGCCATTGAAGATTATCATACTATTAGACAAGAACTTAAGAGTTATGCAACAGATTTATCTGATAAGCGTGAATTAATTGTTGCTTCACAAATGGATATACCAGGTGCTGATAAAAAGCTTGCACAATTCAGAAAAGACTTGGAAAAAGAAAGCAATGATGAACCCGTTTATGCAATTTCAAGTGTTACTCATGCTGGTGTAAGTAAATTAATGAATGATACTGCTACTTTGGTTGAAGAAGTTGAAAAAGAACGTGTTGAAGAACCTAAAGTTGTTCAAAAGACCAAAGAATACAAGTATAAAGCACCACAAAGAAATGAATTTATGGTAGAAAAAGTTGGAGAACACGAATTTGTCGTTAAGGGTGAACAATTGGAGAGATTAGTTCAAATGACTAATTTGGATCACCAAGATGGTATTATGCGTTTAGCAAGACGACTTAAACGTTTAGGTGTCGATGATGCTTTACGTGAAAAGGGTGCTGTTAATGGCGACGATGTTGCTATTGGTAAATTTGTGTTTGAGTTCGTACAATAA